CCTACACACTCTGTACACTTATCAGAAACAATATAATATACTTCGTCAGAAATAGCACTTTGTGCTTCATCAGCATCTAAAGTATCCCCCCCACCAAAGTCGATAATTCCTCTTAAAGCTGTACCTTCAGAAAATTTCCAAGGCTGGCCAGCATCATAAATCGCATTATTTGGGCATTCAGGTTCGCATGCTCCACAATTTATGCACTCATCTGTAATTTTAATAGCCATATCTTATAATAATCTAACGCCTTAAACGTAGTTTTGTATTCTAATTTAGCTGCAAATATAAGACATTTACAGCATTTGAGTTTCACGAATATGTCTATTTTTAATAAAGAAGTAAAAATTGAAGCTTTATCCCGACTTGGTGACTATTTGCTAAGTGAAGACGAGGCTTTACATAATGCAATTATACTGGCAAAAAACAAAAATGCATGGTTTACAGAAGATCAGGTAAAGAATGCAGTTATAGCAACAGGAAGACTGTTAAATAAAGAAAATTTATTAGAATGGACAAGTAACTATTCTTTTGGTTCACGCAAAAAAATAGGCCTTACTTTAGCTGGGAATATCCCTTTGGTTGGTTTTCACGATATACTTGCCGTTTTGGTATCAGATAACATAGCTTTAATTAAGTTGTCCACCAGTGATGATATTTTGATTCCTTTGATTTTGAATAAACTTATCGAATTCGAACCTTCTTTTAAAGAACAGATTAAGCTGATTGACAAAT
This genomic interval from Pseudopedobacter saltans DSM 12145 contains the following:
- a CDS encoding 4Fe-4S dicluster domain-containing protein — encoded protein: MAIKITDECINCGACEPECPNNAIYDAGQPWKFSEGTALRGIIDFGGGDTLDADEAQSAISDEVYYIVSDKCTECVGFHDEPQCAAVCPVDCCVDDEDVRESNEELLAKKAWLHQEA